In Streptomyces durocortorensis, a genomic segment contains:
- a CDS encoding HIT family protein translates to MLIGMTSEPEQQIGVGTPDAFQRLWTPHRMAYIQGENKPSGPGAEDGCPFCSIPAKSDEEGLVVARGEHVYAVLNLYPYNGGHLMVVPYRHVADYTELDGPETVELADFTKRAMVALRAASGAHGFNIGMNQGSVAGAGIAAHLHQHLVPRWGGDTNFMPVIGHTKVLPQLLGDTRAMLADVWPATV, encoded by the coding sequence ATGCTGATCGGCATGACGAGTGAGCCGGAGCAGCAGATCGGCGTGGGGACGCCCGACGCATTCCAGCGCCTGTGGACGCCCCATCGGATGGCGTACATCCAGGGCGAGAACAAGCCGAGCGGCCCGGGTGCCGAGGACGGCTGTCCGTTCTGTTCGATCCCGGCGAAATCCGACGAGGAGGGCCTCGTCGTGGCGCGCGGCGAGCACGTCTACGCGGTGCTGAACCTGTATCCGTACAACGGCGGCCACCTCATGGTGGTGCCCTACCGTCATGTCGCCGACTACACCGAGCTGGACGGCCCCGAGACCGTCGAGCTGGCGGACTTCACCAAGCGGGCGATGGTCGCCCTGCGCGCGGCCTCCGGGGCGCACGGCTTCAACATCGGCATGAACCAGGGCTCCGTCGCCGGTGCGGGGATCGCCGCCCATCTGCACCAGCACCTGGTGCCGCGCTGGGGCGGGGACACCAACTTCATGCCGGTCATCGGCCACACCAAGGTGCTGCCGCAGCTGCTCGGCGACACCCGGGCGATGCTGGCCGACGTCTGGCCCGCGACCGTCTGA
- a CDS encoding potassium channel family protein, translated as MSDLPASEPPARLTRWEQRTEVPLFAAGLLFLAGYAVRVLTPHEAEPWNGIALILVWSTWLLFLADYVTRLGLSGLGARFVRTHWLDTLVLLLPLLRPLRMVQVYTAVQRRRDRPRLNLYARVMAYASTTVGLLGFAASLAVYHLEHAAPGASIHTFGDAVWWACATLTTVGYGDASPVTFWGRTVAAGLMACGLALLGAVTGSFSSWLIQVFTREDEKRPPERG; from the coding sequence ATGAGCGACCTACCCGCATCCGAGCCACCGGCCCGGCTGACCCGCTGGGAGCAGCGTACGGAGGTGCCCCTCTTCGCCGCGGGGCTGCTCTTCCTGGCGGGATACGCGGTCCGGGTGCTGACCCCGCACGAGGCCGAGCCCTGGAACGGCATCGCCCTGATCCTCGTCTGGTCGACCTGGCTGCTGTTCCTGGCGGATTACGTGACGCGGCTGGGGCTCAGCGGCCTGGGCGCGCGCTTCGTCCGCACTCACTGGCTGGACACCCTGGTCCTGCTGCTGCCGTTGCTGCGCCCGCTGCGGATGGTCCAGGTCTATACGGCGGTGCAGCGCCGCCGCGACCGGCCGCGGCTGAACCTGTACGCGCGCGTGATGGCGTACGCGAGTACCACCGTCGGCCTGCTCGGATTCGCCGCCTCGCTCGCGGTCTACCACCTGGAGCACGCGGCCCCCGGCGCCTCCATCCATACCTTCGGCGACGCGGTGTGGTGGGCGTGCGCGACGCTCACGACGGTCGGTTACGGGGACGCCTCACCGGTCACCTTCTGGGGCCGGACGGTGGCGGCGGGGCTGATGGCGTGCGGGCTCGCGCTGCTCGGCGCGGTGACCGGGTCGTTCTCGTCGTGGCTGATCCAGGTGTTCACGCGGGAGGACGAGAAACGGCCCCCGGAGCGCGGGTAG